The genomic window GCTATCATCGTCGTTCGATTGCTGAAACTACCATGTTCCGCTTTAAGACTATTTTTGGGGGCAATCTCAGTGCACGTCAATTTGACAATCAAGCCGTGGAATTGTTCATCAAATGTGTTGCGCTCAACCGCATGATTCAGATCGCTAAACCCGATAGCTACAAGGTTGAAGGTTAATACCAGGACACTCTCAAGGCGAACCTGACCGTTTTTCTAATCATGCAACAAAGCCAAAGGATGAACAGTTGTTAAAATAGATTGCTGCGAAAGAAATAGATAATGCAGACCCTCCTCCTCTCTCGTTCGCTACGGGCGGGTTTAGCCCACAGAACTCAGGGCATAGCTAACAGTGTCCCTCCTCTACCTAAGCGCGAAGGCGTCATGGACAATTGAGATTCAGACGACTCTGCATGCCATTGCTTGAATCCTCACTCCGGAACCAGAATTCAACATAAAAAAGACGCCTCGAAAAGAGGCGTCATCACATGTGCAATCCCGTTACGGCAATATCATGGCGATCAAGCGCTAGCCGTTGCCTAGAAAAGAATCCTAAACGGCGGCGAAGAATTCCTTGGATTTCACGGGGTCAGGATTCATGGTTTTATCACCCGGCTGCCAACCAGCAGGACACACTTCATCCGGATGCGACTGAACGTACTGAATGGCCTGCAGAGTACGCAAGGTCTCATCTACGCTGCGACCAAAGGACAGGTTGTTAATGGTAGAGTGCTGGATCACACCCTCTTTATCGATGATGAAGAGTCCTCGGAGGGCAACGCCTGCATCAGGCTCTAGGACGTTGTAGGCGGTACTGATCTCTTTCTTGATGTCAGACACTAAGGGGTAGTTGAGATCCCCAACGCCACCCGCCTTGCGATCGGTCTGAATCCACGCGAGGTGAGAAAACTCACTGTCAACGGATACACCCAACACTTCAGTGTTTAGCGCTTTGAATTCTTCGTAGCGATCGCTAAACGCGGTAATTTCCGTGGGACAAAC from Synechococcales cyanobacterium T60_A2020_003 includes these protein-coding regions:
- a CDS encoding IS5/IS1182 family transposase: YHRRSIAETTMFRFKTIFGGNLSARQFDNQAVELFIKCVALNRMIQIAKPDSYKVEG
- a CDS encoding peroxiredoxin, giving the protein MSYQEGCLRVGQAAPDFTATAVVDQEFKTIKLSDYEGKYVVLFFYPLDFTFVCPTEITAFSDRYEEFKALNTEVLGVSVDSEFSHLAWIQTDRKAGGVGDLNYPLVSDIKKEISTAYNVLEPDAGVALRGLFIIDKEGVIQHSTINNLSFGRSVDETLRTLQAIQYVQSHPDEVCPAGWQPGDKTMNPDPVKSKEFFAAV